A genomic window from Thermoanaerobaculales bacterium includes:
- a CDS encoding electron transfer flavoprotein subunit alpha/FixB family protein, with protein MAGILVFVEQRNGQIRAASLQAVSQARRLGAGEVSAVLPGSGIAAVAASLGAFGASKVFVADDPNLARYSAEGYAEVVAKASGQAQPAAILFGGTAMGRDLAPRVAARIGVGAIADATGLALEGDALVVTRPVYSGKAIATVDTAGKRPQVISLRPNVFAAEQVGGTAAVVALDGLALSIRAVVKELLDTGGGELDVAEADIIVSGGRGIKGPENLGLIRDLAHALGGAVGASRAIVDAGWIEHKHQVGQTGKVVSPTLYVACGISGAIQHLAGMSSSKVIVAINKDPDAPIFKVADYGIVGDLFQVIPPMVEAIKALKA; from the coding sequence ATGGCTGGAATCCTTGTTTTCGTGGAGCAGCGCAACGGCCAGATCAGGGCGGCCTCCCTGCAGGCCGTCTCTCAGGCGCGACGCCTCGGCGCCGGAGAGGTGAGCGCGGTGCTGCCGGGATCCGGCATCGCCGCCGTCGCCGCCTCGCTCGGCGCCTTCGGAGCGTCCAAGGTGTTCGTGGCCGATGACCCGAACCTCGCCCGATACTCGGCCGAGGGCTACGCCGAGGTGGTGGCCAAGGCCAGCGGCCAGGCCCAGCCGGCGGCGATCCTGTTCGGCGGCACCGCGATGGGCCGTGACCTGGCGCCGCGGGTCGCAGCCCGGATCGGGGTTGGCGCCATCGCCGACGCCACCGGCCTCGCGCTCGAGGGCGACGCCCTGGTGGTCACCCGGCCCGTGTACTCGGGCAAGGCGATCGCCACCGTCGACACCGCCGGCAAGCGGCCGCAGGTCATCAGCCTGCGCCCCAACGTGTTCGCCGCCGAGCAGGTGGGCGGCACCGCCGCGGTGGTCGCGCTCGACGGGCTCGCGCTGTCGATCCGGGCGGTGGTCAAGGAGCTCCTCGACACCGGCGGCGGCGAGCTCGACGTGGCCGAGGCCGACATCATCGTGTCCGGCGGCCGCGGCATCAAGGGCCCGGAGAACCTCGGCCTGATCCGCGACCTCGCGCACGCCCTCGGCGGGGCGGTCGGCGCCTCGCGCGCCATCGTCGACGCCGGCTGGATCGAGCACAAGCACCAGGTCGGGCAGACCGGCAAGGTGGTGAGCCCCACCCTGTACGTGGCCTGCGGCATCTCGGGCGCGATCCAGCACCTCGCCGGCATGTCCTCGTCCAAGGTCATCGTGGCCATCAACAAGGACCCCGACGCGCCGATCTTCAAGGTCGCGGACTACGGCATCGTGGGGGATCTCTTCCAGGTGATCCCGCCGATGGTCGAGGCGATCAAGGCCCTCAAGGCCTGA
- a CDS encoding electron transfer flavoprotein subunit beta/FixA family protein codes for MNCIVCIACVPDTASIIKIGPDGKHIDETGIKWIVSPYDEYALEEALKITEAKGGEVTVVTFGPDRAEAALRDCLARGAHKAIHVRGGEASLGDSFTIASVLAAAIKGLSYDLILVGFKGVGTDNGQVGQMLAELLGLPHCANVLTLELGDGVLTAGRDVEGGREIVSSPLPALLTCQKGLNEPRYAALKGIMAAKKKPVDKVEPANLGIQEGANPFHSVRSLSLPPAKSAGTVIKGEDDPAGVAAQLVKLLRDEAKVI; via the coding sequence GTGAACTGCATCGTCTGCATCGCCTGCGTCCCCGACACGGCCTCGATCATCAAGATCGGCCCTGACGGGAAGCACATCGACGAGACCGGCATCAAGTGGATCGTCTCGCCGTACGACGAGTACGCCCTCGAGGAAGCGCTCAAGATCACCGAGGCCAAGGGGGGCGAGGTGACGGTGGTGACCTTCGGCCCGGACCGGGCCGAGGCGGCGCTTCGTGACTGCCTGGCCCGCGGCGCCCACAAGGCGATCCACGTGCGCGGCGGCGAGGCGAGTCTGGGCGACAGCTTCACCATCGCCTCGGTGCTGGCCGCGGCCATCAAGGGCCTCTCCTACGACCTGATCCTGGTCGGCTTCAAGGGCGTCGGCACCGACAACGGCCAGGTCGGCCAGATGCTGGCCGAGCTGCTGGGCCTCCCGCATTGCGCCAACGTGCTGACGCTGGAGCTGGGGGATGGCGTGCTGACCGCGGGTCGCGACGTCGAGGGCGGGCGCGAGATCGTCTCCTCGCCGCTGCCGGCGCTCCTGACCTGCCAGAAGGGCCTCAACGAGCCCCGCTATGCGGCGCTCAAGGGGATCATGGCGGCCAAGAAGAAGCCGGTCGACAAGGTCGAGCCGGCGAACCTCGGCATCCAGGAGGGCGCGAATCCCTTCCACTCGGTGCGTTCACTGTCGCTGCCCCCGGCCAAGTCGGCGGGGACTGTCATCAAGGGCGAGGACGACCCGGCCGGAGTGGCCGCCCAGCTGGTGAAGCTGCTCCGCGACGAGGCCAAGGTGATCTAG
- a CDS encoding chloride channel protein produces the protein MDSLPRAWLDSIARFATRVDLYNFGRWLILACLIGVVAGLGAALLTWGVDGVESALQHRAVGFRPPSHGTHAGPWHPPERPWLLLLVLPAAGLLVGWIVQTFAPEAEGHGTDAVINAYHQKGALLRRRVAPVKLVASAVTIGSGGSAGREGPVAQIGAGFASYLSELIRLPVADRRVLVITGMAAGIGGMFRAPLGAALFAVEVLYSENEYESEALIPAIISSIVAFVVNAMLTGWEPIFAASVDRFVKPQELVAYLVLAAFLAVAGWAYVKTFRGMRDHVFRPMPVPRMVKPAIGALAVALIALGLPQVMGSGYGWIQLMIGGQLPLLLLLLLVPAKILATSCTITSGGSGGVFAPSLVIGGVCGAVFASVAAQVAPALAPPAAACVLVGMGGFFSGVAKVPIASLIMVAEMSGSYTLLVPMMLVSSVSFLLTRGVSIYDSQVPRRVDSPAHIGEFEVDVLEGLTVRDVADLGQRVTTVAPGTPFVEVLEIVASTEQHLFPVTGDDGVVEGIFSVTDVRRVMATPEVWPLLVASDLSVSAAAMAYVELDDDLHTAVRRFSAFKHEHLPVLAGPPPSAVVAILGHQRVLKAYDDEVERRRPPEPD, from the coding sequence ATGGACTCCCTGCCCAGGGCCTGGCTCGACAGCATCGCGAGGTTCGCCACCCGCGTCGACCTCTACAACTTCGGGCGCTGGCTGATCCTGGCCTGCCTGATCGGTGTCGTGGCCGGTCTTGGCGCGGCCCTGCTCACCTGGGGGGTGGACGGGGTCGAGTCCGCGCTCCAGCACCGCGCGGTCGGCTTCCGGCCCCCGAGTCACGGGACCCATGCCGGGCCGTGGCACCCGCCCGAGCGGCCGTGGCTGCTGCTGCTGGTGCTGCCGGCGGCCGGGTTGCTGGTCGGCTGGATCGTGCAGACCTTCGCGCCGGAGGCCGAGGGGCACGGCACCGATGCGGTGATCAACGCCTACCACCAGAAGGGAGCGCTGCTGCGGCGGCGGGTCGCCCCGGTGAAGCTGGTCGCCTCGGCGGTGACCATCGGCTCGGGCGGGTCGGCCGGCCGCGAGGGCCCGGTGGCGCAGATCGGCGCGGGCTTCGCCTCCTACCTTTCGGAGCTGATCCGGCTGCCGGTCGCCGACCGCCGGGTGCTGGTGATCACCGGCATGGCCGCCGGCATCGGCGGCATGTTCCGGGCGCCGCTCGGCGCGGCGCTGTTCGCGGTCGAGGTCCTCTACTCCGAGAACGAGTACGAGTCGGAGGCGCTGATCCCGGCGATCATCTCCTCGATCGTGGCCTTCGTCGTCAACGCCATGCTCACCGGCTGGGAGCCGATCTTCGCGGCCAGCGTGGACCGCTTCGTCAAGCCCCAGGAGCTGGTCGCCTACCTGGTGCTGGCGGCGTTTCTGGCGGTGGCCGGCTGGGCCTACGTCAAGACCTTCCGCGGCATGCGCGACCACGTCTTCCGCCCCATGCCGGTGCCGCGAATGGTCAAGCCGGCGATCGGGGCGCTGGCGGTGGCGCTGATCGCGCTCGGCTTGCCGCAGGTCATGGGCAGCGGCTACGGCTGGATCCAACTCATGATCGGCGGCCAGCTGCCGCTACTGCTCCTGCTGCTGCTGGTGCCGGCCAAGATCCTCGCCACCTCGTGCACCATCACCTCGGGCGGCTCGGGCGGGGTGTTCGCGCCGTCGCTGGTCATCGGCGGCGTCTGCGGCGCGGTCTTCGCGAGCGTCGCGGCGCAGGTCGCCCCGGCCCTCGCCCCGCCGGCCGCGGCCTGCGTCCTGGTCGGCATGGGCGGGTTCTTCTCCGGGGTTGCCAAGGTGCCGATCGCGTCACTGATCATGGTCGCCGAGATGAGCGGGTCGTACACCCTGCTGGTGCCGATGATGCTGGTGAGCTCCGTGAGCTTCCTGTTGACCCGGGGGGTCAGCATCTACGATTCGCAGGTGCCCCGGCGGGTCGACTCGCCGGCCCACATCGGCGAGTTCGAGGTCGACGTGCTCGAGGGGCTGACCGTGCGCGACGTGGCCGACCTCGGGCAGCGGGTGACCACCGTGGCGCCAGGGACGCCGTTCGTCGAGGTGCTCGAGATCGTGGCCTCGACCGAGCAGCACCTGTTCCCCGTCACCGGGGACGACGGCGTCGTGGAGGGCATCTTCAGCGTCACCGATGTGCGACGGGTGATGGCGACGCCGGAGGTGTGGCCGCTGCTCGTGGCCTCGGACCTCTCGGTGTCGGCGGCCGCGATGGCCTACGTCGAGCTCGACGACGACCTCCACACCGCGGTGCGGCGCTTCTCCGCGTTCAAGCACGAGCACCTGCCGGTGCTGGCCGGGCCGCCGCCGTCGGCGGTGGTCGCCATCCTCGGGCACCAGCGGGTGCTCAAGGCCTACGACGACGAGGTCGAGCGCCGGCGGCCGCCCGAGCCGGACTAG